In the Syngnathus scovelli strain Florida chromosome 8, RoL_Ssco_1.2, whole genome shotgun sequence genome, one interval contains:
- the LOC125973656 gene encoding TSC22 domain family protein 1 isoform X1 — protein MHHPDPTGDSGSVRKMAQPAVFHRRGSNTSSGSGSLLSTPVVTNSHVSAAEEYQTSLLIQCQNQAGSSSPGPHHPSSHSLNLHSQATQSAGAQMKKKSGFQITSVTPAQISVSTNNSIAEDTESYDDLDESHTEDLSSSEIMDVSLSRANDVVGAERSSSEETLNNFHEAETPGLLSPNQPSHPHSLNQAPNHGGGMVNGTLHRHPHPQNFPLSGSVETSSTLASVIQKMPSNVGVPQEVGPSQPVGMASLGSTPGMHSSATGTAVSIDNPQTSSVSNVNTLSSANVPVRRGISASASNSSGGFPLNAKSGAAGGSAASGGNLMTNANNTMIQQQQTLNSNISLNASTTSAVTVASVTGGPCVSSGIQGRHGSATLQSANAPVSVSTISAQAAPAPAPVVAPASSRFRVVKLDSSSEPFKKGRWTCAEFYDKDTPNSASCSSTSDAGSMRQFVSENFSGCSERESTSGSSVSSTMSTVSHYMESVCSGDTGGPPASQHAQDFTSPPQGFQAVHPSGLVGMGVSQSQPLINPLDVTHSNIQANIASSTPSNMNPPGPAQGHLISSGMPISAVPQQQLTYAQAVANQPPGSTQGLAGVQQHQLGYASLPQHPSATPVQMRPQAPASQHLLNQANGVCQIMGGLQQSQVILQNQPQQPSSLQAPPSNAAFHLGGAGQQPPSHAAHLDCQQQKPTQIQNIALCNQLPTTIQNQVSAPSAPPSNPDPHAPPQVLNVGNNRMPPQVVPQSLSQDLSSAQALAHAAQASALYASLPTFTTTQLQDAQRLLLQHQSALLGLPKLAGGDPGSNAGQGQEAEGNAAIASALTASAGLKTLDGEEDGSSGASVVAIDNKIEQAMDLVKSHLMYAVREEVEVLKEQIKELIDRNSQLEQENTLLKTLASPEQMAQFQAQVQTASPPTAPSTVTTPGPACTIAQAASHTSGPSA, from the exons ATGCATCATCCGGACCCCACTGGAGACTCTGGCAGTGTTCGAAAGATGGCGCAGCCGGCTGTCTTTCACAGAAGGGGTAGCAACACAAGCAGCGGGAGCGGCTCCTTGCTGTCAACACCGGTGGTCACCAACAGTCACGTCTCGGCTGCTGAAGAATATCAGACCTCCCTGTTGATTCAGTGCCAAAATCAAGCTGGCTCATCCTCCCCAGGTCCCCACCATCCTTCTTCCCACAGCCTAAATCTACATTCCCAAGCCACGCAGTCTGCTGGGGCTCAGATGAAAAAGAAGAGCGGCTTCCAGATCACCAGCGTGACTCCGGCGCAGATATCTGTGAGTACCAACAACAGTATTGCGGAGGACACTGAGAGCTACGACGACCTGGATGAGTCCCACACGGAGGATCTCTCATCCTCCGAAATCATGGATGTGTCCCTTTCACGAGCCAATGACGTAGTTGGAGCGGAAAGAAGCTCATCTGAGGAGACCCTGAATAATTTTCATGAGGCTGAAACCCCAGGGCTGCTGTCACCCAACCAGCCTTCACACCCCCATTCTCTGAATCAAGCACCAAATCATGGTGGGGGTATGGTCAATGGGACTCTGCATCGTCACCCTCATCCTCAGAACTTCCCGCTGTCCGGGTCCGTGGAGACCTCGTCAACCCTTGCCTCTGTCATTCAGAAAATGCCTTCAAATGTTGGGGTCCCTCAAGAGGTTGGCCCTTCTCAGCCTGTGGGGATGGCGAGCCTGGGATCCACTCCCGGAATGCACAGCTCCGCTACAGGCACTGCAGTTAGTATAGATAATCCCCAGACCAGCAGTGTTAGTAATGTGAATACGTTGAGCTCTGCCAATGTGCCTGTGAGGAGGGGAATAAGCGCAAGTGCGAGCAACAGCTCCGGAGGCTTTCCTCTCAACGCGAAAAGCGGCGCTGCGGGTGGTTCCGCGGCATCTGGGGGCAACCTCATGACCAACGCCAATAACACCATGATTCAGCAACAACAAACTCTCAACTCAAACATCTCTTTGAATGCTTCAACCACTTCTGCCGTCACTGTTGCCAGTGTTACCGGGGGGCCGTGTGTCTCGAGCGGAATCCAGGGACGACACGGTTCTGCTACGCTGCAGTCCGCGAATGCCCCTGTTAGTGTCTCAACTATTTCTGCCCAAGCCGCCCCAGCTCCTGCACCTGTGGTGGCTCCCGCCAGTTCTCGCTTTAGGGTGGTCAAGTTGGACTCAAGTTCCGAGCCCTTCAAGAAGGGCCGATGGACGTGCGCTGAATTTTATGACAAGGACACCCCAAACTCCGCCTCTTGCTCATCTACATCTGACGCTGGCAGCATGCGCCAGTTTGTCTCTGAGAACTTTTCCGGGTGCTCAGAGAGGGAAAGCACAAGCGGTAGCTCTGTGAGTAGCACGATGAGCACAGTGAGCCATTATATGGAAAGTGTTTGCAGTGGTGACACTGGGGGACCTCCAGCTTCCCAACATGCGCAAGATTTCACCTCCCCACCTCAGGGTTTCCAAGCAGTCCACCCCAGTGGCTTGGTAGGCATGGGCGTGTCTCAATCACAACCACTTATAAACCCCCTAGACGTCACCCATTCAAATATCCAGGCGAACATCGCTTCCTCTACCCCCTCAAACATGAATCCGCCTGGACCGGCGCAAGGACACCTGATCAGCAGTGGCATGCCGATCTCTGCCGTACCCCAGCAACAGCTTACCTATGCCCAGGCCGTTGCAAATCAACCTCCAGGTTCTACGCAGGGCCTTGCAGGGGTTCAGCAGCACCAGCTTGGCTACGCCTCACTCCCCCAGCATCCATCTGCCACCCCAGTCCAGATGAGACCCCAAGCTCCCGCATCGCAACATCTACTAAACCAAGCTAACGGCGTGTGCCAGATAATGGGGGGCCTCCAGCAGTCCCAGGTAATCCTCCAAAATCAGCCCCAGCAGCCCTCATCGCTCCAGGCGCCTCCCTCCAATGCGGCCTTTCACCTCGGAGGAGCCGGTCAGCAGCCTCCGAGCCACGCTGCCCACCTGGACTGCCAGCAACAGAAACCGACTCAAATCCAAAACATTGCTTTGTGCAACCAGTTGCCCACTACGATTCAAAACCAGGTGTCCGCACCTAGCGCGCCTCCATCTAACCCCGACCCCCACGCCCCTCCGCAAGTTCTCAACGTGGGTAACAATAGAATGCCCCCACAGGTTGTCCCCCAGAGTCTGTCCCAGGACCTCAGCAGTGCCCAGGCCCTGGCCCATGCTGCTCAGGCTAGCGCCCTCTATGCTAGTCTGCCCACTTTCACTACCACTCAGCTGCAAGATGCCCAGCGACTCCTCCTCCAGCACCAGTCAGCCCTGCTGGGTTTGCCAAAGCTTGCTGGAGGCGACCCGGGATCCAACGCCGGCCAGGGTCAAGAAGCTGAAGGCAACGCTGCCATCGCCAGTGCCTTAACTGCATCAGCTGGTCTCAAAACTCTGGATGGAGAGGAGGATGG CTCGTCGGGAGCAAGtgttgtggccatcgacaacaagATTGAACAGGCAATG GACCTGGTGAAGAGCCACTTGATGTATGCCGTGCGCGAAGAGGTGGAAGTGCTGAAGGAGCAGATCAAGGAGCTGATCGACCGCAACTCCCAGCTGGAGCAGGAGAACACCCTACTCAAGACGCTGGCCAGCCCGGAACAGATGGCTCAGTTCCAGGCGCAGGTCCAGACCGCCTCCCCGCCCACCGCTCCCTCGACCGTCACCACCCCGGGTCCGGCGTGTACCATCGCTCAAGCCGCCTCGCACACCTCTGGCCCCTCAGCTTAG
- the LOC125973656 gene encoding TSC22 domain family protein 3 isoform X3, with translation MFLQTEDPMRVRGVQGHDEMAMKLLFWELEQHLKSSSGASVVAIDNKIEQAMDLVKSHLMYAVREEVEVLKEQIKELIDRNSQLEQENTLLKTLASPEQMAQFQAQVQTASPPTAPSTVTTPGPACTIAQAASHTSGPSA, from the exons ATGTTCCTTCAGACCGAAGACCCCATGAGAGTGCGCGGTGTTCAGGGCCATGACGAGATGGCAATGAAGCTTTTGTTCTGGGAGCTGGAGCAGCATCTCAAAAG CTCGTCGGGAGCAAGtgttgtggccatcgacaacaagATTGAACAGGCAATG GACCTGGTGAAGAGCCACTTGATGTATGCCGTGCGCGAAGAGGTGGAAGTGCTGAAGGAGCAGATCAAGGAGCTGATCGACCGCAACTCCCAGCTGGAGCAGGAGAACACCCTACTCAAGACGCTGGCCAGCCCGGAACAGATGGCTCAGTTCCAGGCGCAGGTCCAGACCGCCTCCCCGCCCACCGCTCCCTCGACCGTCACCACCCCGGGTCCGGCGTGTACCATCGCTCAAGCCGCCTCGCACACCTCTGGCCCCTCAGCTTAG
- the LOC125973656 gene encoding TSC22 domain family protein 1 isoform X2, giving the protein MNTPCYTVAMDLGVCQLRNVSISFLSSLLSAESSHVTFDSSSSGASVVAIDNKIEQAMDLVKSHLMYAVREEVEVLKEQIKELIDRNSQLEQENTLLKTLASPEQMAQFQAQVQTASPPTAPSTVTTPGPACTIAQAASHTSGPSA; this is encoded by the exons ATGAATACGCCTTGCTACACCGTAGCTATGGATCTGGGCGTCTGTCAGCTCCGAAATGTCTCCATCTCATTCCTGTCGTCGTTATTGAGCGCAGAGAGCTCTCACGTCACGTTCGACAGCAG CTCGTCGGGAGCAAGtgttgtggccatcgacaacaagATTGAACAGGCAATG GACCTGGTGAAGAGCCACTTGATGTATGCCGTGCGCGAAGAGGTGGAAGTGCTGAAGGAGCAGATCAAGGAGCTGATCGACCGCAACTCCCAGCTGGAGCAGGAGAACACCCTACTCAAGACGCTGGCCAGCCCGGAACAGATGGCTCAGTTCCAGGCGCAGGTCCAGACCGCCTCCCCGCCCACCGCTCCCTCGACCGTCACCACCCCGGGTCCGGCGTGTACCATCGCTCAAGCCGCCTCGCACACCTCTGGCCCCTCAGCTTAG
- the serp2 gene encoding stress-associated endoplasmic reticulum protein 2 gives MVAKQRIRMANEKHSKNITQRGNVAKTLRPQEDKYPVGPWLLALFVFVVCGSAIFQIIQSIRMGM, from the exons ATGGTGGCCAAACAGAGGATCCGCATGGCGAACGAGAAGCACAGCAAGAACATCACGCAGAGAGGAAACGTGGCCAAGACGCTG CGACCACAGGAGGATAAGTATCCAGTGGGCCCCTGGCTACTTGCCCTTTTTGTATTCGTTGTGTGTGGATCAG CCATATTTCAGATCATCCAGAGTATCCGTATGGGAATGTGA
- the LOC125973676 gene encoding UDP-glucuronosyltransferase, with product MSVRVWCSVLGLLAGLCCSFVGLAEGGKVLVIPVDGSHWLSMKILVKEMTQRGHDLVVLVPETSLLMNGTEGYTTQVYKVPYNKTQLDASFKQLQDNVIDNEPSFSNLLFNVQLLVNFTSFQEKGCRSLLSQQPLLTQLRDQAFDAVLTDPFLPCGSILSRILGIPAVYFSRGLPCEIDMKANQCPVPLSYVPKFYSGNTDVMTFPQRVKNNIMALVESYLCSVMYAKFDKLVSEYVEEGMTYKTLLGHGAIWLLRFDFVIEWPRPVMPNMVLIGGINCEKKRPLPADLEEFVEGSGQHGFIVFTLGSMVSNMPEEKAQQFLDAFRQIPQRVFWRYTGAELKNVPKNVKLMKWLPQNDLLAHPKAKAFITHGGSHSIYEAICNAVPMLMFPLFGDQGDNVLRMEVRGVAESLRMYDVTTEKVLVALDRIINNRSYKEKMLKLSAIHMDRPVPPLDLAVFWTEFVMTHKGASHLRVAAHDLNWFQYHSLDVIGFLLFVVVVALWGTLKCCLFYTRKCCTKSTMKRKSE from the exons ATGAGCGTCAGGGTGTGGTGTTCCGTACTGGGGCTGCTGGCCGGGCTCTGTTGCTCCTTTGTGGGGCTCGCAGAAGGGGGGAAAGTGCTGGTTATTCCCGTGGATGGGAGTCACTGGCTGAGCATGAAGATTTTGGTCAAGGAGATGACGCAAAGAGGACACGATCTGGTGGTTTTGGTGCCGGAAACCAGCTTGCTGATGAATGGCACAGAGGGCTACACAACTCAGGTCTACAAAGTGCCCTACAACAAAACTCAGCTGGATGCTTCCTTCAAGCAGCTACAGGACAATGTCATTGACAATGAGCCGTCGTTCAGCAATTTATTGTTCAACGTGCAGCTTTTGGTGAACTTCACGTCATTCCAAGAAAAAGGCTGCCGAAGTCTTCTCAGCCAGCAGCCTTTGCTGACTCAGCTGAGGGATCAAGCCTTCGATGCGGTGTTGACGGACCCTTTCCTTCCGTGCGGCTCCATCCTGTCTCGTATCCTCGGCATTCCGGCCGTTTACTTTTCACGTGGACTTCCCTGCGAAATAGATATGAAGGCTAACCAATGCCCTGTTCCTTTGTCTTACGTTCCTAAATTCTACTCCGGCAACACGGATGTCATGACGTTCCCGCAGAGGGTAAAAAACAACATCATGGCTCTAGTGGAGTCCTATTTGTGTAGTGTTATGTATGCAAAATTTGACAAGCTGGTCAGCGAGTATGTGGAGGAAGGCATGACCTACAAGACTCTGTTGGGCCACGGTGCTATTTGGCTGCTGAGATTTGACTTTGTTATAGAATGGCCCAGACCTGTGATGCCAAACATGGTTCTTATTGGTGGTATCAACTGTGAAAAGAAACGCCCCCTTCCCGCA GATTTGGAGGAGTTTGTGGAAGGCTCGGGGCAGCATGGCTTTATCGTCTTTACCCTGGGCTCCATGGTTTCCAATATGCCGGAGGAGAAAGCGCAACAATTCCTTGATGCCTTTCGGCAGATTCCACAGAGG gtcTTTTGGAGATACACTGGAGCTGAACTAAAGAATGTGCCTAAAAATGTCAAATTGATGAAATGGCTACCTCAGAATGATCTTTTAG CCCACCCCAAGGCAAAAGCATTCATCACCCATGGAGGCTCCCATAGTATCTACGAAGCCATCTGCAACGCCGTTCCCATGCTCATGTTTCCACTTTTTGGGGACCAGGGAGACAACGTTTTACGCATGGAGGTGCGCGGCGTTGCCGAGTCGCTCAGAATGTACGACGTGACGACAGAGAAAGTGCTGGTAGCATTGGATCGTATTATCAACAACAGAAG TTATAAAGAGAAGATGCTGAAATTGTCTGCGATACACATGGATCGCCCCGTTCCGCCTTTGGACCTGGCAGTTTTCTGGACCGAGTTTGTCATGACACATAAAGGAGCCTCACATCTACGTGTCGCGGCGCACGATTTGAACTGGTTCCAATACCACAGCCTGGACGTTATCGGCTTCCTGCTCTTTGTGGTTGTAGTTGCACTGTGGGGGACTCTCAAATGCTGCTTGTTCTACACCCGCAAGTGTTGCACAAAAAGCACAATGAAGAGGAAATCAGAGTAA
- the LOC137839493 gene encoding granzyme B-like isoform X2: MSLVSQCSTCTSIAMYAYHAVFVLQLFFCFTEATGSSIVGGKESKPHSKAYMASLQHANGSHRCGGILIRKDFVLTAAHCQFKEMTVILGAHNISQREKSQQRIKVAEFHPYPNYNNESFHNDIMLLKLQQNAQLNTYIKVLELPKKKKKKNLPANTKCTVAGWGQTVSGPKMGLVSDVLKEATEKIEYSKCKNIWKRRFQTERMICTKHGQNGSFCWGDSGGPLICKENLEGIVSYARRKNCSNPKYPQVFTKVRFFLPWIQKVMQGKTAA, encoded by the exons ATGAGTTTGGTCAGTCAGTGTTCTACCTGCACGTCAATCGCGATGTATGCTTACCACGCCGTATttgttctccagctcttcttctGCTTTACAG AGGCAACAGGCAGCAGCATCGTGGGCGGAAAGGAGTCCAAGCCTCATTCGAAAGCTTACATGGCATCGCTGCAGCACGCCAACGGATCTCACCGTTGTGGTGGGATACTCATCCGTAAAGACTTTGTTCTGACTGCGGCCCATTGCCA ATTTAAGGAAATGACCGTCATACTCGGAGCACACAATATAAGCCAGCGTGAGAAAAGCCAACAACGGATCAAGGTGGCCGAATTCCATCCTTATCCAAATTACAATAATGAGTCATTTCACAATGACATTATGCTGCTTAAG TTGCAACAAAATGCCCAACTGAACACGTACATCAAGGTATTAGAACtgcccaagaagaagaagaagaagaatttgCCGGCCAACACGAAATGTACTGTTGCTGGCTGGGGCCAAACTGTAAGCGGACCTAAAATGGGACTCGTATCAGATGTACTGAAGGAGGCCACCGAGAAGATAGAATACTCTAAGTGCAAAAATATTTGGAAGCGCAGGTTTCAGACGGAACGCATGATCTGCACCAAGCATGGTCAGAATGGCAGCTTTTGTTGG GGGGATTCTGGAGGACCCCTAATCtgcaaggaaaatcttgaaggaATAGTATCCTACGCTCGCAGGAAAAACTGCAGTAATCCCAAGTATCCACAAGTCTTTACCAAAGTACGCTTCTTCCTTCCTTGGATTCAGAAAGTGATGCAGGGGAAAACTGCAGCATGA
- the LOC137839493 gene encoding granzyme B-like isoform X1 yields the protein MSLVSQCSTCTSIAMYAYHAVFVLQLFFCFTEATGSSIVGGKESKPHSKAYMASLQHANGSHRCGGILIRKDFVLTAAHCQFKEMTVILGAHNISQREKSQQRIKVAEFHPYPNYNNESFHNDIMLLKLQQNAQLNTYIKVLELPKKKKKKNLPANTKCTVAGWGQTVSGPKMGLVSDVLKEATEKIEYSKCKNIWKRRFQTERMICTKHGQNGSFCWGDSGGPLICKENLEGIVSYALGIDCSDPKYPHVFTKVRFFLPWIQKVMQGKTAA from the exons ATGAGTTTGGTCAGTCAGTGTTCTACCTGCACGTCAATCGCGATGTATGCTTACCACGCCGTATttgttctccagctcttcttctGCTTTACAG AGGCAACAGGCAGCAGCATCGTGGGCGGAAAGGAGTCCAAGCCTCATTCGAAAGCTTACATGGCATCGCTGCAGCACGCCAACGGATCTCACCGTTGTGGTGGGATACTCATCCGTAAAGACTTTGTTCTGACTGCGGCCCATTGCCA ATTTAAGGAAATGACCGTCATACTCGGAGCACACAATATAAGCCAGCGTGAGAAAAGCCAACAACGGATCAAGGTGGCCGAATTCCATCCTTATCCAAATTACAATAATGAGTCATTTCACAATGACATTATGCTGCTTAAG TTGCAACAAAATGCCCAACTGAACACGTACATCAAGGTATTAGAACtgcccaagaagaagaagaagaagaatttgCCGGCCAACACGAAATGTACTGTTGCTGGCTGGGGCCAAACTGTAAGCGGACCTAAAATGGGACTCGTATCAGATGTACTGAAGGAGGCCACCGAGAAGATAGAATACTCTAAGTGCAAAAATATTTGGAAGCGCAGGTTTCAGACGGAACGCATGATCTGCACCAAGCATGGTCAGAATGGCAGCTTTTGTTGG GGGGATTCTGGAGGACCCCTAATCtgcaaggaaaatcttgaaggaATAGTATCCTACGCTCTCGGGATAGACTGCAGTGATCCCAAGTATCCACATGTCTTTACCAAAGTACGCTTCTTCCTTCCTTGGATTCAGAAAGTGATGCAGGGGAAAACTGCAGCATGA
- the LOC125973683 gene encoding granzyme B-like isoform X3: MSLVSQCSTCTSIAMYAYHAVFVLQLFFCFTEATGSSIVGGKESKAHSKAYMASLQVDGSHRCGGVLIRKDFVLTAAHCQFEKMTVILGAHNISQREKSQQRIKVAKFHPHPNYTNQYSNDIMLLKLQQNAQLNTYIKVLELPKKKKKKNLPANTTCTVAGWGQTVSGRKMGLSNVLKEATEKIQFDFECKHIWQDYFQTGVMICTKHDEKGGFCWGDSGGPLICKKKFEGIVSYADPSNCSNPRYPHVFTKVRSFLDWIEKVMQGKTAA; the protein is encoded by the exons ATGAGTTTGGTCAGTCAGTGTTCTACCTGCACGTCAATCGCGATGTATGCTTACCACGCCGTATttgttctccagctcttcttctGCTTTACAG AGGCAACAGGCAGCAGTATCGTGGGCGGAAAGGAGTCCAAGGCTCATTCGAAAGCTTACATGGCATCGCTGCAGGTCGACGGATCTCACCGTTGTGGTGGGGTACTCATCCGTAAAGACTTTGTTCTGACTGCGGCCCATTGCCA ATTTGAGAAAATGACCGTCATACTCGGAGCACACAATATAAGCCAGCGTGAGAAAAGCCAACAACGGATCAAGGTGGCCAAATTCCATCCTCATCCAAATTACACTAATCAGTACAGCAATGACATTATGCTGCTTAAG TTGCAACAAAATGCCCAACTGAACACGTACATCAAGGTATTAGAACtgcccaagaagaagaagaagaagaatttgCCGGCCAATACGACATGTACTGTTGCTGGCTGGGGCCAAACTGTAAGCGGACGTAAAATGGGACTATCAAATGTACTGAAGGAGGCCACCGAGAAGATACAATTCGACTTTGAGTGCAAACATATTTGGCAGGACTACTTTCAGACGGGAGTCATGATCTGCACCAAGCATGATGAGAAGGGCGGCTTTTGTTGG GGGGATTCTGGAGGACCCCTAATCTGCAAGAAAAAGTTTGAAGGAATAGTATCCTACGCTGACCCATCCAACTGCAGTAATCCCAGGTATCCGCATGTCTTTACCAAAGTACGCTCCTTCCTTGATTGGATTGAGAAAGTGATGCAGGGGAAAACTGCAGCATGA
- the LOC125973683 gene encoding granzyme B-like isoform X1, whose amino-acid sequence MSLVSQCSTCTSIAMYAYHAVFVLQLFFCFTEATGSSIVGGKESEPHSKAYMVSLQHANGSHECGGVLIRKDFVLTAAHCQFKKMTVILGAHNIRRRSEKTQRIKVAEFHPHPNYTYPPNYSNDIMLLKLQQNAQLNTYIKVLELPKKKKKKNLPANTTCTVAGWGQTVSGRKMGLSNVLKEATEKIQFDFECKHIWQDYFQTGVMICTKHDEKGGFCWGDSGGPLICKKKFEGIVSYADPSNCSNPRYPHVFTKVRSFLDWIEKVMQGKTAA is encoded by the exons ATGAGTTTGGTCAGTCAGTGTTCTACCTGCACGTCAATCGCGATGTATGCTTACCACGCCGTATttgttctccagctcttcttctGCTTTACAG AGGCAACAGGCAGCAGCATCGTGGGCGGAAAGGAGTCCGAGCCTCATTCGAAAGCTTACATGGTATCGCTGCAGCACGCCAACGGATCTCACGAATGTGGTGGGGTACTCATCCGTAAAGACTTTGTTCTGACTGCGGCCCATTGCCA ATTTAAGAAAATGACCGTCATACTCGGAGCACACAATATAAGAAGGCGCAGTGAGAAAACCCAACGGATCAAGGTGGCCGAATTCCATCCTCATCCAAATTACACTTATCCCCCAAATTACAGCAATGACATTATGCTGCTTAAG TTGCAACAAAATGCCCAACTGAACACGTACATCAAGGTATTAGAACtgcccaagaagaagaagaagaagaatttgCCGGCCAATACGACATGTACTGTTGCTGGCTGGGGCCAAACTGTAAGCGGACGTAAAATGGGACTATCAAATGTACTGAAGGAGGCCACCGAGAAGATACAATTCGACTTTGAGTGCAAACATATTTGGCAGGACTACTTTCAGACGGGAGTCATGATCTGCACCAAGCATGATGAGAAGGGCGGCTTTTGTTGG GGGGATTCTGGAGGACCCCTAATCTGCAAGAAAAAGTTTGAAGGAATAGTATCCTACGCTGACCCATCCAACTGCAGTAATCCCAGGTATCCGCATGTCTTTACCAAAGTACGCTCCTTCCTTGATTGGATTGAGAAAGTGATGCAGGGGAAAACTGCAGCATGA
- the LOC125973683 gene encoding granzyme B(G,H)-like isoform X4, which yields MSLVSQCSTCTSIAMYAYHAVFVLQLFFCFTEATGSSIVGGKESEPHSKAYMVSLQHANGSHECGGVLIRKDFVLTAAHCQFKKMTVILGAHNIRRRSEKTQRIKVAEFHPHPNYTYPPNYSNDIMLLKLKRKAHLNRYVEILDLPKDNENLPAQTKCTVAGWGQTVSGPKMGLVSNVLKEATENIESNSTCKNIWKRRFQPEGMICTKHGQNGRMDVSPKRPHRRMHRITPP from the exons ATGAGTTTGGTCAGTCAGTGTTCTACCTGCACGTCAATCGCGATGTATGCTTACCACGCCGTATttgttctccagctcttcttctGCTTTACAG AGGCAACAGGCAGCAGCATCGTGGGCGGAAAGGAGTCCGAGCCTCATTCGAAAGCTTACATGGTATCGCTGCAGCACGCCAACGGATCTCACGAATGTGGTGGGGTACTCATCCGTAAAGACTTTGTTCTGACTGCGGCCCATTGCCA ATTTAAGAAAATGACCGTCATACTCGGAGCACACAATATAAGAAGGCGCAGTGAGAAAACCCAACGGATCAAGGTGGCCGAATTCCATCCTCATCCAAATTACACTTATCCCCCAAATTACAGCAATGACATTATGCTGCTTAAG TTGAAACGTAAAGCCCATCTGAACAGGTATGTGGAAATATTAGACCTGCCCAAGGATAATGAGAATTTGCCGGCCCAAACGAAATGTACTGTTGCTGGCTGGGGCCAAACTGTAAGCGGACCTAAAATGGGACTCGTATCAAATGTACTGAAGGAGGCCACCGAGAATATAGAATCCAACTCTACGTGCAAAAATATTTGGAAGCGCAGGTTTCAGCCGGAAGGCATGATCTGCACCAAGCATGGTCAGAATGGCAGAATGGATGTCTCTCCTAAACGACCGCACAGGCGCATGCATCGCATAACACCTCCATGA
- the LOC125973683 gene encoding granzyme B-like isoform X2, producing the protein MSLVNRCSTCTSIAMYAYYAVFVLQLFFCFTEATGSSIVGGKESKAHSKAYMASLQVDGSHRCGGVLIRKDFVLTAAHCQFEKMTVILGAHNISQREKSQQRIKVAKFHPHPNYTNQYSNDIMLLKLQQNAQLNTYIKVLELPKKKKKKNLPANTTCTVAGWGQTVSGRKMGLSNVLKEATEKIQFDFECKHIWQDYFQTGVMICTKHDEKGGFCWGDSGGPLICKKKFEGIVSYADPSNCSNPRYPHVFTKVRSFLDWIEKVMQGKTAA; encoded by the exons ATGAGTTTAGTCAATCGGTGTTCTACCTGCACGTCAATCGCGATGTATGCTTACTACGCCGTATttgttctccagctcttcttctGCTTTACAG AGGCAACAGGCAGCAGTATCGTGGGCGGAAAGGAGTCCAAGGCTCATTCGAAAGCTTACATGGCATCGCTGCAGGTCGACGGATCTCACCGTTGTGGTGGGGTACTCATCCGTAAAGACTTTGTTCTGACTGCGGCCCATTGCCA ATTTGAGAAAATGACCGTCATACTCGGAGCACACAATATAAGCCAGCGTGAGAAAAGCCAACAACGGATCAAGGTGGCCAAATTCCATCCTCATCCAAATTACACTAATCAGTACAGCAATGACATTATGCTGCTTAAG TTGCAACAAAATGCCCAACTGAACACGTACATCAAGGTATTAGAACtgcccaagaagaagaagaagaagaatttgCCGGCCAATACGACATGTACTGTTGCTGGCTGGGGCCAAACTGTAAGCGGACGTAAAATGGGACTATCAAATGTACTGAAGGAGGCCACCGAGAAGATACAATTCGACTTTGAGTGCAAACATATTTGGCAGGACTACTTTCAGACGGGAGTCATGATCTGCACCAAGCATGATGAGAAGGGCGGCTTTTGTTGG GGGGATTCTGGAGGACCCCTAATCTGCAAGAAAAAGTTTGAAGGAATAGTATCCTACGCTGACCCATCCAACTGCAGTAATCCCAGGTATCCGCATGTCTTTACCAAAGTACGCTCCTTCCTTGATTGGATTGAGAAAGTGATGCAGGGGAAAACTGCAGCATGA